The Lactuca sativa cultivar Salinas chromosome 2, Lsat_Salinas_v11, whole genome shotgun sequence genome includes the window CAATACAAAAACTCATGTACACATCATTACTTGTTAACGACAACATAAAAGAAATCTACCATATAGGCTTACATGAGGACCAAAAGAAACATAATAATTACCACTACACCAAggtataaataaataaactgaaATACTCTAAAATCAAGGATAAATGCATATGAAGGTGTTGCAATTCAATACGGTTCTTACAACCAATGGTAAAATTCACAACAGGTCTCATATTCTAAGATTATATAAACTGTAATGTCTTCTAATTGCCATTGTTATTATATAGATTTGTAACCATAAGCCCTAATAAGTTGATGATTTTGATacaataaaataaagtttatgcaACAAGATGCATCAAACATGCGTTAACTTTTCCCACAACATCATGAGTTTTTTATCAAAGAAAAAACATACAAAGCATACAACCTCATTCACTAATGTCATTTCCACTTGTCACATTCATGACTTAAGCAAATCTCAAGCCCCTTTGCCATTATATTACATACATTATTATATTCCATGTTGCTAGCATCTTCACACAAGTCTACAATCAAAGACAAAGGTATGATAGGCAtagacaaaataataataataataataataataataataataataataataataataataataaagtaaattacatttttggtcctggCTTTCTCAATTTTAGTACCAaaaagttcttttcaaaattGTTCCAAGCAAAACGGCTATATTTCCAATAGTTGCTTATactaagggaccaaaaatgtaatttagtgTTTTTATAAACACAAAATATATTATGAATACTTGCACCTTAAATTCCATTTAGGGTGATGACAACTTTCCGTGCAGTAGGTGCATCACGATGCTCACACAGCCATATCCCCTTCACAAAATGCATTCACATCATTTTATCAAATAATGACCACCAATATTATTATATCAAGAAATCATTAATTATTTTTTCACCCAAGAGTTTACTATTGACCTGCCAAGTTCCCATGTTAAGCTGTCCATCTGTAATTGGTATCCTGACAATTTATAAGTGTCAGTGGAAGTGGAACTGATGAACgcataagaaaaaaaaactaatatataATATCCATCCTTACGTGAGAGCACACCCAAACATTGATGACTTAATGTGTGCTGGCATATCATCTGGACCTGCATTGCATATAAACAAACTCCATGTCAGCAAAACCAAGAAACATGCACATCACATGATTCATGAATCATGAATATAGAAACGTAACCTTCAATGGTATGTTTCCATGGTGCAGATCTTCCCTGAAACAAAACAACACTCAGTGTCAGTGTCAGTCTTAGTAtcataagaaaagaaaaacaacaaaCCTACCTCTGGGACAACTCTGTTGAGAAAAGTTTCCGTGTCAGCCCTGACATCTGAGTCGTAGTTTTCATTGATGGTCAATGATGCACTCGTGTGCTGCACTGTTTTCAAGGATGGATGCatgcattattattattattaaaaaagcATATGTTTGTTTAATGATGAtctgttgtttgttttttagttCGCTAACTTACAAAAGAGATTTGCAAGACCACATTTAAATCCAGACAAATCTTCTCCAATTTCCTTCAAGATCTGGTACAACCCATGAGTAAATATGTATCAATTATCTTCACAAAATGAGAGACCAAAGAGAATGTGATACTTTTGATAACTGATATTGTTTGCTTTAAAAGAACTCAAACGAATATTAGTGATTTTTAGGGCAGCTATATAAATATTACAAGACTGGGTGAAAACCAAATGAAAAATCTTTTTGACACATCAACATTCTTCTAATCATTGGAGCCACATGTCATAGTCAATTGACAGAATAGTTAGCCCTTAATAATATGACATTAGATCATGAGCAAGACTTCACTAAGGGCATCCACAATCCATTAAACTCTAAGGAGTTCAACGGATTGCCACATCAACATTTCAGTTTTTATTCAACTATACTCTTTATCATCCACACTCCATTAAACCACTCAATGATCATCCAACTCTCCTATTCAACTCCTCTCCATGTCATCACTCACACTCCATTAAACTTCTATTCAATCTTAGTCATCATCTATTCAACTCTTATTAACCCCCATTGTGGATGCTCTAAGTACAGATGACAGATTTCTCATCGTGACAAATTGGACAAGACTCAAGAGTCGTGGATAAAATATGAATCTTCTCCATTTTTTGTCTCTCATAAAAAAGATCCTTTCCCTAATTTCCATAGAACCCTAATTCTATGGAAATGAACTGGAGCAACGCCATTGCAAAATCTCAATCAGATGTTATTCATTGGGATTTCAGTTTCTCCTTTCGATTATACTATCCAGAATAGTACCAAATAGAGCAGCATATAGGAGCCCGTAGACATAATTAAATTACACTGAGATGTTACTGTTGTACGCATAATcggtacacatatatatatatatatatatatatatatatatatatatatatatatatatatatatatatatatatatatatatatatatatgtgaataaaataaaagcatagCTTAGTAAAGAGTATTTGCCTTGGGAGTTATAAGATGACAACCACGTTTCTGAGGAGGGAGGGTTATTGTCTTCTGAGCCCATTTCGGAGCCGCCATGACCGAAGGATCGCCGAAGGTTCTCGGCGTCGAAGTATAGAGAGCTTTCACCGGAAACGAAGATTTCGCCGACCTTTTGACCCCACCGAATGGAGCTGCGGCTGTTGCTGACGAGAATGACACGGACGATTGCATTTCCACCGATTGCCCTTATTTTTGAACCGAACACACTCGCTAGTTAGCGAAAAAGTGAATCTGGGCTTGTGCGGCGTAACAGTGATACACGCAGCTTCATTTAAATTTTGACCACGAAATAAGGCATGAAGCCCAAAAAGTTTCCTGAGCCATTATTTTGTATGGTTTATGCTCCGCGATTTTTCCTAGTCGATTATTCTTTAATTCAGAATTGTGTTTAtcgttgaatatatatatatatatatatatatatatatatatatatatatatatatatatatatatatatatatatatatatatatatatatatatatatatatatatatatatatatatatatatatatatatatatatatatatatattttcatgaaCGTACTCTCTCTATTAATGGGAACTAACGGAAAAACTCGGGCTTCGCCACATGtcttttttgtgaaaaaaaatataaaagttttgactgtaaaaaccaaaagtgtcaaaatggttAAAGAATTAAAGGGGTTAGAATTAGCAAGTTTTTAGAAAAGAAACCAAAATTGTCATTTCCTTAAAGTTTTGTGgcaaaactttaaatattaaaaggttcctaaaaaatgtaaaaattttgattccaatgaccaaaagtgtcaaaattatgaaaaaaatgtaaaattttttattgtaaaaactaaaaatgtcaaaataactaaagaattaaaggggTTGGAATTTTAGATTAGCATGGGCTTAGACATACAtcgtgtgtctatatatatatatatatatatatatatatatatatatatatatatatatatatatatatatatatatatatatatatatatatatatatatatatatatatatatatatatatataataaaccatTTTAGTGAGATATATGTCTATATTGAATGGGAGTTTATAGTCATATATCATAAAAGGAGATTGTAATATGGAAAGCAATTTAAGTTTgatgtttttaataaataatgaaTAATGTATGTCAAAACATTAATATCCAATAACATTAATTACAATTTAATACATAACGAAGGAGATGAAGCATATAGTTGACGGTGGGGCATAACACCCACTAGCCCCTTATTGGCTCCGCCCATGCTCAAGTATTCCATCGGGAGGAAGGTTTTCAATGTCTAAACCGGATCAAAACTCAATAAACAAATATTTAGAAAGCCCATTAATGAAGATCTTACTCAGAGTTGGATGGCATGTGATGAACTTGAACATAGCCCAAAGCCACTTTGTCAAGAACAAAGTGTATGTCGATCTCGATATGTTTTATGAGTTAATGGTGGAGCGTGTTAGCAGAAGGGTAGCCAACACCCATATTTTCATAATATACAATCATAGTTTTGGTCGGTGAAAAATGTAGTTCTCGAAGAAGGTTTCAAAGCTAACAGATCTCCACCACAACATTTGGCCCCCTTTAATACTTCACATTGACATTGGATCGAGATATAACATTTTTGTCACTGAAAGTTTGGTACCAAGAAACAAACGGCAACCCTAAATGGATCAAAACCAACAAACGCGAAAGGCTTTAAGTTGTAGTTCATGGTCGAGAGTGTCATGGATGTAATATAGAATGCATTTAAAGTGTTGAAATCTGATTTCTTACGGTTATACTTGAATACACATATTTGAGGAATTATGCATGGCATATCATGATGGTTAAAAGTAAGGTACTTGAGAGTTCAACTCTCACTTGGGATGAAAAGTATAAGTTTAGGAGTAGAGTAGTGGTTGCGTGTGTAACTCGTTCTACAAAACTTGAGAGCACATATTAGGCTACTATAAAAAGTTATATTCATCCGTCTAGATGTCCAAGGTATCGAGCTTACATAGGTATCTGACAGATGCGTGACGTACTTTGTAGTTAAGCATACGTGTAAGCTTGAGGATCTTGATGACATATTCTTACTAATAAACACGTCATTTAtgttttatgtgaattatatacCAAGAAAATAGTCAAGCTTCTCATGATCTGTCATTAAGAAATCTTAACGGGTTCTAGAAACAGTATATGAAGAAGATACATATAGAATATAaaaatttatggatttaatggaaatacatatacatatatcttTTTAGAGATTGATCGTGTCGTTAAAGTTTATCATTGacttatatacataatatatatatatatatatatatatatatatagaaagagagagagaggcagagagagagagataaagagagagtaagtgtgtgtatgtgtgtgtgatgtgtgaatgtgtttatatatatatatatatattaattgctcaagttttaatttataaaattgaTTTAATCGCAACCGGACTAATACACGCACTAGGCAGTGAACATAATCATGCAATAGTATAGCTATAGTAAGGCCATGTGTCGAACACTTGGGGAACGATAGTGAATTAGAATTAGAATTTTTATTATAGGTTAAACTAAACATGCAAAAACAATAAAAAGggggttttgatttttaaattccaGTGGACAtaaaagaatcattaaaactgTCAAGATAATTAATTGGAAACAAATCACTTCGGGTAATTTGGTTTAGATAAAATCACATCTCAAAATCATAAATAATTACTAAACGGGCAATTAACATTTATTCATTATACACTAATTCCTAATATGACTAGTTTCTAGGTTTAGACAACTAATCATTTGGGTTTTAAGACTTTTAATTGCAATGATCAGGTGAACTAATTATCTTAAAAATTAGTGCTCAATTCGTATTATGAGAGACTTGAATTATTAGCATCAAAGATCATGAAGTTACTACACATAAATGGTCATCATATATATTCTTACACATTAAAATTGCAAACTTTCCTATTTGAGCATAGGTTTTGATCAAACACTAGTCATACAAATTTTATGAATCTAAAATTAATATAATTCAAGCAAACTTAGATAGATTGATTGTCTAATATGTGAATTACTCAGCAATAAATAGTAATGCAAGCTACTTTAACGCATAAAGATCTCTTATAAAGCGaacataataaattaaataagaataaataatctaaaTAACAAATTAATTTATAATCTCAATGGTTCATCTAGTCTAACACAAAGTAATAGAATTTTGAAGCCGTAAATCAGAAAGTAAAACATATGAAAGTTGTAATGAAATGCTAATCTCGGTTGGAACTACAATCCGAATGATTTTCGGCATGATTCAGCTCTCTAATCCTCTAAATCTCTGCTCCATATCAACTTAACGGCCCTCCAGCATCCTTCAAGACCCTCAAAACGATAGCAATAGATGTTACTTCTTCAACCAAGGTGGGTTACAAATCTGAATCCCCCTTtagtgtaacatcctaaaattcaaggtcaaaaatttcatttttaattaggttattacacAAAACCAAAgtgtgaataatcaaaatataatattatgaaaccatatcagagAATAATCCCAAGGATCTCGTATGCGGAAAACATAGTATGATGCACTGTgaccaagccgactcctttcctttgaaacaaagtacctgaaaccaaaactgtaaaccgtaagcacaaagcttagtgagttcccccatcataccacataccacataacacaatCGGTATCTCTCAACCAGtaactgtcatcggtatctttcaaccggtaactggggactatttcacccctaccactatcacataataatatgtcaTAAACATACTAATCATGTACTAACATCATAAACAtgctgatcacatactaacatagcataagcatactgatcacatactaacatatcatattCATACtaatcacatactaacatatcataaacatacagataagcattgcatgggttttgtataccccttcggtatctttcaactggtaactgccatcggtatctttcaaccggtatctcccatcggtatctttcaactggtatccgccatcggtatctttcaaccggtaatcggggactatttcacccctaccactatcatataatatCAGGATACaatcatacagtcaggcatttctggggtactgacctacccttcgatcctaacgacCGAGTCAAGGAAGAactattccctgctactaccactaacacacatagcatatcacataagaaTATCTCATAAGCATGTCACAtaagcataccaagataattatcataaagacaattatctaccaatTACCCatgttggtgggccggcattgtggccttagacccacccctactggaaggtaactcacctcacactgctgaagtcccgtagacacaatcccacactatTGAAGTCCCGCAGAattcaaccccagctgctggatgacagattcccaaactgtcaacaccaaaataacacccaattaataattaggtcacAACACATATCCATTAATTCATACTTGgttaattactacattaccccaagtttggctttattcaagcccaaggtccaatccataggcccaaagtccaactaggaatcaaggcccatctatggcccaattttccaaattgggccctagccccttacatgggccttaccctaggcccattaaattattctagtctaattgctcgatcttggatggcccattaataacccaatcatcaaggcccaatagaaaggctcAACAATAAGCCCAAGTGAAActagggtttctcataaaatgatggtgagggttaagtttcctacttaacccattaagggtttcatccactaaggacttaatccatcaagtccaatattgcttagattaataatatctcaagttattaaataattcccgtgtgtcccgattaatttccCCAAAATTCGGGTTTTgattgcattagggttttccaacctaaatattagcccattta containing:
- the LOC111878958 gene encoding UPF0047 protein C4A8.02c, which produces MQSSVSFSSATAAAPFGGVKRSAKSSFPVKALYTSTPRTFGDPSVMAAPKWAQKTITLPPQKRGCHLITPKILKEIGEDLSGFKCGLANLFLQHTSASLTINENYDSDVRADTETFLNRVVPEGRSAPWKHTIEGPDDMPAHIKSSMFGCALTIPITDGQLNMGTWQGIWLCEHRDAPTARKVVITLNGI